Proteins from a genomic interval of Paenibacillus sp. FSL H8-0048:
- a CDS encoding IS110 family transposase, whose translation MDAVRMCCAGLDVHQETVVACVLKGPIEQKPQCHLKTFGTTTKELLGLQDWLSEQGCREVVMESTGVLWKPVWNILEGSCDLVLANAQRVKNTPGRKSDMQDARWLAQLHRCGLIEGSMVPEQDIRDLRDLTRYRSKMVQAVTAEKNRIHKILQDANIKLTTFMSDLYGVSGRGLLQKIMDGEVIDEGTVKNLVKTRLKKKVPQLLDALNGKLRRHHREMIRDHWDHLVYLEKRITELEARIEAKAEPYLEVIEQIDSIPGIERTSAVTIFAEVGPHVAEMFPSDAQFASWAGVCPGNNESAGKRRKSKTMQGNKHLKGALCQAAWANSRSSNRIGQFFRRIRKRRGDKKANVATAHLLIRILHALMREKRSYQEIDVSLGDETSKKNTLDRYVNYIQQLGYSVQLNPIQ comes from the coding sequence ATGGATGCTGTACGTATGTGTTGCGCCGGTCTGGACGTGCACCAGGAAACCGTTGTGGCCTGCGTGTTGAAAGGACCGATCGAACAGAAACCCCAATGTCACCTGAAAACCTTTGGGACGACAACCAAAGAATTGCTAGGCCTGCAAGATTGGCTGAGTGAACAAGGCTGTCGGGAGGTGGTGATGGAGAGTACGGGCGTGTTATGGAAACCGGTATGGAACATCTTAGAGGGCAGTTGTGATCTGGTCTTGGCCAACGCCCAGCGGGTAAAGAATACGCCGGGTCGAAAAAGTGACATGCAAGATGCGCGCTGGTTAGCGCAATTGCACCGTTGCGGGCTCATTGAAGGCAGTATGGTGCCCGAACAAGACATCCGGGATTTGCGAGACTTGACCCGTTACCGGAGTAAGATGGTGCAGGCGGTGACGGCGGAGAAAAACCGCATTCACAAAATCCTGCAGGATGCCAACATTAAGCTAACCACCTTTATGTCCGATCTATATGGGGTTTCGGGACGGGGCCTGCTCCAGAAGATCATGGACGGCGAGGTCATCGACGAAGGGACCGTTAAAAACCTGGTCAAAACCCGTTTGAAAAAGAAAGTTCCGCAGTTGCTAGACGCGCTCAATGGCAAGTTGCGCCGTCATCACCGCGAGATGATTCGAGACCACTGGGACCACTTGGTCTATTTGGAGAAAAGGATCACGGAGCTGGAAGCTCGAATCGAGGCGAAGGCAGAACCGTACCTGGAGGTGATTGAACAAATTGACTCCATTCCAGGAATTGAGCGGACGTCTGCCGTGACCATCTTTGCCGAAGTGGGGCCGCATGTCGCGGAAATGTTCCCGAGTGATGCGCAGTTTGCATCATGGGCGGGGGTGTGTCCAGGGAACAACGAAAGCGCGGGAAAGCGAAGAAAGTCAAAAACGATGCAAGGGAACAAGCATCTGAAAGGGGCCTTGTGTCAGGCGGCTTGGGCGAACTCTCGCTCCTCGAACCGGATCGGCCAATTTTTTCGACGAATACGTAAGAGAAGAGGCGATAAAAAAGCAAACGTCGCCACCGCGCATTTGCTGATTCGAATCCTCCATGCCCTGATGCGGGAGAAGAGGTCATACCAAGAAATAGACGTCTCACTAGGCGATGAGACGTCCAAGAAAAACACGTTAGATAGGTACGTGAACTATATCCAGCAGTTAGGATATAGCGTGCAATTAAATCCTATCCAATAG